From one Plasmodium yoelii strain 17X genome assembly, chromosome: 12 genomic stretch:
- a CDS encoding inner membrane complex protein, putative, which yields MERFHIHKSFEMDNTVSLVFGIILTVIGSIFMAIANSLMKLGLSDSKKKKSMLTNYSCDTKWYVGFIVYCFGSFLHIIALGFAPASTLAPVNSFGLIANAIVANIYLNEKLGKLEMTSTLGIFFGISICACASFLCDNKINVDFNPLDIIDSWKNPWYIFYIFVAIFLSFFTLIYLNHEENKIITENEEIYTTKRYVELNLYDDKSGPNDEEKNNINSPMSTKSLNEPENIYPKSIGLAYGFLAGLIGSQCVLEIKEIVAFLHIGITNKHIYKTPLPHLCFIFLVISIYLQIHFLNLGLTRGDATLVVPTYYVFWTFFGTLGGFVKFNEFENFNFNSILLFVIGFIITVLFISILAVQEIAFLRKYVDKEVPDIALDNLDVNAQVLQNKKLSKQVILNMGLFPMSLLGTTVGRKKFRPLYERFRRTRSILSDTHIGDHHCEYSIDNNIYNAYTLPYDIYNTNKDSFFPNKKACKSLGNSVENTYVF from the coding sequence atggagagATTTCACATACACAAAAGTTTTGAAATGGATAATACTGTGAGCTTAGTATTTGGGATAATTTTGACCGTAATTGGATCAATATTTATGGCAATTGCAAATTCTTTGATGAAATTAGGATTAAGTGACTCTAAAAAGAAGAAAAGTATGCTTACAAATTATTCTTGTGATACGAAATGGTATGTTGGTTTTATTGTTTATTGTTTTGGATCATTTCTACATATAATAGCACTTGGATTTGCGCCTGCAAGTACATTAGCCCCAGTTAATTCATTTGGTCTAATTGCAAATGCTATTGtagcaaatatatatttaaatgaaaaattaggAAAACTTGAGATGACATCAACATTAGGGATATTTTTTGGAATTAGTATTTGTGCATGTGCTTCTTTTTTATGtgacaataaaataaatgtagaTTTTAATCCTCTTGATATAATTGATAGTTGGAAAAATCCatggtatattttttatatttttgttgcgatttttttatctttttttacattaatttatttaaatcacgaagaaaataaaataattacagAGAATGAAGAAATTTATACTACAAAAAGATATGTAGAGTTAAATTTGTATGATGATAAATCTGGACCAAATGACGaagagaaaaataatataaattccCCTATGAGCACTAAAAGTTTAAATGAACCTGAAAATATATACCCTAAATCAATTGGACTAGCTTATGGTTTCTTAGCTGGACTAATTGGTTCACAATGTGTTTTGGAAATTAAAGAAATTGTTGCATTTTTACATATCGGGATAActaataaacatatatataaaacccCATTACCacatttatgttttatatttttagtaatatcaatatatttacaaattcattttttaaatctagGATTAACAAGAGGAGACGCAACTCTTGTAGTACCAACTTATTATGTATTTTGGACATTTTTTGGAACATTAGGGGGTTTtgtaaaatttaatgaatttgaaaattttaattttaattccattcttttatttgtaattggttttataataacagtgttatttatatctatTCTAGCTGTACAAGAAATAGCTTTTTTACGAAAATATGTTGATAAAGAAGTCCCAGATATCGCTTTAGACAATTTAGATGTCAATGCCCAAGTAttgcaaaataaaaaattatcaaaacaagttattttaaatatggGATTGTTTCCTATGTCATTGTTAGGAACAACAGtaggaagaaaaaaattcCGCCCATTATACGAAAGATTTAGAAGAACTAGAAGCATTTTATCTGATACTCATATAGGAGATCACCATTGTGAGTATTCGATCgataataacatatataatgcTTATACATTAccttatgatatatataataccaaTAAGGATTCATTTTTTCCAAATAAAAAAGCATGTAAATCTTTGGGAAATAGTGTTGAAAACACCTACGTTTTTTAA